A region of Toxorhynchites rutilus septentrionalis strain SRP chromosome 1, ASM2978413v1, whole genome shotgun sequence DNA encodes the following proteins:
- the LOC129767949 gene encoding broad-complex core protein isoforms 1/2/3/4/5-like, with amino-acid sequence MSSGQSQQFCVRWNSHLGSIGAAFPQLLAGQRFVDVTLACEGHQVHCHRLVLAACSTFFENLLGENPCKHPIIILPREIKLWAIQALVDFMYKGEVNVSQAGLPDLMKCAEILKIRGLCGSDAALNLNQINSPGSSGVAPGQTNEPSNQSGQRGNSPANAERSKGGQQNSALGGNKAGGNFLGSLNLQPVASSTPAKVSSQQQQQQPLPQSGDDGENSDGGSGNEMCIKTEDLIIDDDADKPGDDEEDMDNDTNGKTQAEEDVFVDDDELDDYIEDVDQDLQQLDEQTQEPPASNSNSNNNEFTITITGDNSNSNPTDSKTSQTKSKRNASSSPPPSSSSSLLSILTRGSIRVKSNENLFENYKQQQEHKNVDKSASRKHVYSCYGDGDDGDGGGGGGGSSGSVDGGTDSSTIGLPSSLVYNRNTMDIYVKPKKDDGGGASTASNPDISLEDAGSELSTDGYENIICSPNFSQISGKMMNSYQDDDYDDDFDIQIIPDDNSLMNGESEGGGDDEIVYPPPLLPYGNPETSITRVSFGKSMRTNGGPGLLKPLKQSRQSRGRGGRLLARLPRESSASRMPLANGAAIPPSAFVLRNPRGNQPRSYNTDALWSALMDVKAGESIYRASQIHKVPRKTLRNWMKRWDIKSAYPMPRQLKEAAEKKRIIKELTEQAQQLSDEPMQ; translated from the exons TTACTGGCCGGCCAGCGGTTCGTGGATGTTACACTTGCCTGCGAGGGCCACCAGGTGCACTGCCATCGACTGGTGCTAGCAGCATGTTCGACCTTCTTCGAAAATTTGTTGGGAGAAAACCCCTGCAAGCACCCCATAATTATCCTACCCCGAGAGATAAAGCTTTGGGCCATCCAGGCACTGGTAGATTTCATGTACAAAGGAGAAGTGAATGTATCTCAGGCGGGACTGCCGGATCTGATGAAGTGTGCCGAAATTCTGAAAATCCGCGGTCTGTGCGGTTCGGACGCGGCGCTTAATCTCAACCAAATTAACAGTCCAGGAAGCAGTGGCGTAGCTCCGGGGCAAACTAATGAGCCGTCAAACCAAAGTGGCCAAAGAGGGAACA GTCCTGCCAATGCAGAACGCAGCAAAGGAGGTCAACAAAACAGTgcactcggtgggaacaaagcAGGGGGAAATTTCCTGGGCAGCCTGAACTTACAACCAGTGGCCTCATCAACACCAGCGAAAGTATCTagtcaacagcaacagcagcaacctCTTCCGCAGAGTGGTGACGATGGTGAGAACAGTGACGGTGGCAGTGGAAATGAGATGTGCATAAAGACAGAGGACCTCATTATAG ATGACGATGCGGATAAACCTGGCGACGACGAAGAAGACATGGACAACGATACGAACGGAAAAACCCAAGCTG AGGAAGACGTTTTTGTCGACGATGATGAACTTGATGATTATATCGAGGACGTAGATCAAGACCTCCAACAGCTCGATGAGCAAACACAAGAGCCTCCTGCTagcaatagtaatagtaataacaaTGAGTTCACTATCACCATCACGGGCGATAACAGTAACAGTAACCCCACTGATTCCAAAACATCGCAAACGAAAAGCAAACGAAATGCCTCCTCCTCGCCTCCGCcgtcgtcatcgtcatcgcTGTTATCGATTCTGACACGTGGTTCTATTCGGGTTAAATCGAACGAAAATCTCTTTGAAAATTACAAGCAACAGCAAGAGCACAAAAACGTAGATAAATCCGCGTCACGAAAACACGTGTATTCGTGCTATGGTGATGGTGACGATGGTGATGGTGGTGGGGGTGGGGGCGGTAGTAGTGGAAGTGTTGACGGTGGGACAGATTCCAGTACAATCGGTCTTCCCTCTTCTCTAGTGTACAATCGGAACACGATGGATATCTACGTTAAGCCAAAGAAAGACGACGGCGGCGGCGCCAGCACGGCCAGCAACCCCGACATTTCCCTCGAAGACGCTGGAAGCGAACTGTCCACCGATGGTTACGAGAACATCATCTGCTCCCCAAATTTCTCACAGATTAGTGGCAAGATGATGAACAGCTATCAGGACGATGATTACGACGATGATTTCGATATTCAAATTATACCGGATGACAACTCACTGATGAACGGTGAAAGTGAAGGTGGCGGAGATGATGAGATAGTCTATCCGCCGCCCCTGCTACCATACGGAAATCCTGAAACCAGCATAACCCGTGTTTCATTCGGTAAATCCATGCGAACCAACGGTGGACCAGGATTGTTGAAGCCACTGAAACAAAGCCGCCAGTCAAGAGGACGGGGAGGTAGACTTCTTGCCCGGCTGCCGAGGGAGAGCAGTGCTAGCAGGATGCCACTGGCGAACGGAGCAGCGATCCCCCCGTCAGCGTTTGTGCTACGAAACCCGCGGGGTAATCAGCCACGATCCTACAACACCGATGCACTGTGGTCGGCTCTGATGGATGTGAAGGCAGGGGAAAGCATATACAG GGCATCACAAATCCACAAAGTTCCTCGCAAAACCCTTCGTAACTGGATGAAGCGATGGGACATCAAATCCGCCTATCCAATGCCGCGGCAGCTGAAGGAGGCGGCCGAGAAGAAGCGTATCATTAAGGAACTGACTGAACAAGCGCAGCAACTCAGCGACGAGCCAATGCAGTAG